From Butyricimonas paravirosa, one genomic window encodes:
- a CDS encoding SusC/RagA family TonB-linked outer membrane protein, with the protein MAILLSKKRSIDRNVSRRIVKMFLIQFVFSLCFFTSIASGVTQNRVVSLDFENVELSKALKSLSEAADCKFIFNYDDLNSYKVSAKLENKSVEECLDILLKGMPFKYSHEGELIVISYKSNDEKKIYTVRGVVKDETGMPLPGVAVIQRGTTLGAATDVDGRFEFKLTEKNVTLVFSFVGMKTKELLYDGSDKLLDVTMEEEVEMLGEVVATGYQTISRERSTGSVTILKAEDLGKVQSTSLVSKIEGLTPGLSTYGDELEIRGASSFAVSSTPLLVVDGIVMNQSLSSINPDDVETITVLKDAAATSLYGVRASNGVIVITTKKGKGDKVNIDLSASFYINPLPKISYMDYASTSDIIDFEQDFLFNHTEYGSDPSGYFANKDASNSPRSYTRIERYYREMLDGNMTEGEVNQAINAMRSNDYRREAQKVLAHTALSQNYNLSLLKGGEKSNLYFSLRYEDSGRYLRSNSANQYSIYLKNELKLADWFTLTYGSNVYLTKTEVSQSGVSWLDAMPYERVVSDEGDPVYQYKVNYYRAMDINETEGLEFMGYNLKEEMYKNMLTTKSVYVRLFTNADFKLYKGLDLGVKFQYERTKSDAKQYDEADSYIMRDMVNRYASGSVGKFVYHIPQGGHLAEKHSDSEFFNFRAQLNYQTTIADRHDLTVLAGGEIRQDEWNESQSERYGYDGRKLTYKQVNWETLMTDGVQGQLTDALQKKSELLNVTNTKHRYVSAYANAGYTYDSKYSLNASIRVDQADLFGTDPKYRYRPLWSVGASWLMTRESFLNDIAWLDMLKLRVTYGITGNVDQSSSPYLLGTYANSLYTQASITLITQAPNKMLRWEKTSTFNVGMDFALIGRLSGSLEFYRRYSSDLLANKTLDPSLGFETARVNNGAMRNTGLEISVSYDWLKKKDWALNTTLTAANNKNVIKKVGYVPSNAIDMLQYPGSNYLKGDSYNSVYAYRYAGLTETGDPSVYDQNGEIKSNEPVRDIAVLVNAGQLTPKWNGALTINLRWKSLEFFTKFVYYTGHSLRNDVTPLYSTYTDITGSMHKDMAKRWTETNKDTDIPAMGAYGANTDRNYLWKYADVHVLSASFIKCRNIGITYSLPKDLIKKVNLQNVSLRAQVDNPFYWASNGEGIDPESFNANAGTRTELLMPTYSLGLNINF; encoded by the coding sequence ATGGCAATACTTTTGAGTAAGAAGCGTTCCATTGACAGGAACGTTAGTAGGAGAATTGTGAAAATGTTTTTGATACAATTCGTGTTTTCCTTGTGTTTTTTCACGAGTATCGCATCCGGTGTGACTCAAAATCGGGTGGTGAGCTTGGACTTTGAAAACGTGGAATTGTCGAAAGCATTGAAAAGTTTGAGTGAAGCAGCTGATTGTAAGTTTATCTTCAATTATGATGACTTGAATAGTTATAAAGTGTCTGCAAAATTGGAAAATAAGAGTGTGGAGGAATGTTTGGATATTTTGTTAAAGGGAATGCCTTTTAAATATAGCCATGAGGGAGAATTAATTGTTATTTCCTATAAAAGTAATGACGAGAAGAAAATTTACACGGTTCGAGGAGTGGTGAAGGATGAGACAGGGATGCCTCTACCCGGTGTAGCGGTGATTCAGAGAGGTACGACGTTGGGAGCGGCTACCGATGTAGATGGGAGATTCGAGTTTAAATTAACAGAAAAGAACGTTACCTTGGTATTTTCATTTGTTGGAATGAAGACGAAGGAACTGTTGTATGATGGTTCGGATAAATTATTGGACGTGACGATGGAGGAAGAGGTTGAGATGTTGGGAGAAGTGGTGGCTACCGGTTACCAGACGATTTCTCGTGAACGTTCAACGGGTTCTGTGACGATTTTGAAAGCGGAAGATTTAGGAAAAGTACAAAGTACGAGTTTGGTTTCCAAGATTGAAGGTTTGACTCCCGGTTTGTCTACTTATGGGGATGAGTTGGAGATTCGGGGAGCATCTTCTTTCGCGGTGAGTTCAACCCCTTTACTTGTAGTAGATGGAATCGTGATGAATCAATCTTTGAGTTCCATCAACCCGGATGATGTGGAAACGATAACCGTGTTGAAGGATGCTGCGGCCACTTCATTATACGGGGTACGTGCTTCTAATGGTGTGATCGTAATCACGACGAAAAAAGGAAAAGGGGATAAAGTGAATATTGATTTATCCGCTAGTTTTTACATAAATCCACTTCCTAAAATCAGTTATATGGATTATGCATCCACGAGTGATATTATTGATTTTGAACAAGATTTCTTGTTTAATCATACGGAATATGGAAGTGATCCCAGTGGGTATTTTGCCAATAAAGATGCCTCTAATTCCCCGAGATCATATACTCGCATTGAACGTTATTACCGGGAGATGCTCGACGGCAATATGACAGAAGGCGAAGTGAATCAGGCGATAAATGCGATGAGAAGTAATGATTATCGTCGAGAAGCACAAAAAGTATTGGCGCACACGGCTTTGAGCCAGAATTATAATTTGTCCTTACTAAAAGGAGGGGAAAAGTCTAATTTGTATTTTTCACTTCGTTATGAAGATAGCGGACGATATTTAAGATCGAATTCGGCTAATCAGTATAGTATTTATCTGAAAAACGAGTTGAAGTTAGCGGATTGGTTCACATTAACATACGGGTCTAATGTTTACCTTACCAAGACAGAAGTATCTCAATCAGGAGTGTCTTGGCTGGATGCGATGCCGTACGAGCGGGTTGTGTCTGATGAGGGTGATCCGGTTTACCAATACAAGGTAAATTATTATCGTGCTATGGATATAAATGAAACAGAAGGGTTGGAATTTATGGGGTATAATTTGAAAGAGGAGATGTATAAAAATATGCTTACCACGAAAAGTGTGTACGTACGTTTGTTTACGAATGCCGATTTCAAATTATACAAAGGATTGGATTTAGGAGTAAAATTCCAGTATGAACGTACTAAATCAGATGCTAAGCAATATGACGAGGCGGATTCTTATATTATGCGGGACATGGTGAATCGTTACGCATCGGGTTCTGTTGGGAAATTTGTATATCATATTCCTCAAGGAGGACATTTGGCTGAAAAACATTCTGATTCGGAGTTCTTTAATTTCCGAGCACAATTGAATTACCAGACAACAATTGCTGATAGGCATGATTTGACGGTACTTGCCGGAGGTGAAATTCGCCAAGATGAATGGAATGAATCTCAAAGTGAACGTTACGGTTATGATGGTAGAAAATTGACTTATAAGCAAGTGAACTGGGAAACATTGATGACGGATGGTGTACAAGGACAATTGACAGATGCTCTTCAGAAAAAGTCTGAATTGTTGAATGTGACGAATACGAAACACCGTTATGTTTCAGCTTATGCTAATGCCGGGTACACTTATGATTCTAAATATAGTCTGAATGCAAGTATTCGTGTGGATCAGGCAGACCTTTTCGGTACAGACCCGAAATATCGTTATCGTCCTTTGTGGTCCGTGGGGGCGAGCTGGTTGATGACCCGGGAATCATTCTTGAATGACATCGCTTGGTTGGATATGTTGAAATTACGTGTTACTTATGGTATTACGGGTAACGTGGATCAGTCTTCTTCTCCTTATTTGCTGGGAACTTACGCGAACTCGCTTTACACGCAGGCCAGCATCACCTTAATCACGCAAGCTCCTAATAAAATGTTACGTTGGGAAAAAACATCCACGTTTAATGTGGGTATGGATTTTGCGTTAATCGGAAGATTGAGCGGATCCTTGGAGTTCTATCGTCGCTATAGTTCGGATTTATTGGCTAATAAGACGTTAGATCCATCATTAGGTTTCGAGACTGCCAGGGTAAATAATGGAGCCATGAGAAATACCGGTTTGGAAATTTCTGTGTCATACGATTGGTTAAAGAAGAAGGATTGGGCTTTGAACACGACGTTAACTGCGGCTAATAATAAGAATGTGATTAAAAAAGTGGGTTACGTGCCTTCTAATGCCATTGATATGTTGCAATATCCGGGAAGTAATTATTTGAAGGGAGATTCTTATAATTCGGTGTACGCTTATCGCTATGCAGGTTTGACGGAGACAGGAGATCCTTCCGTGTATGACCAGAATGGTGAGATAAAATCAAATGAACCTGTACGTGATATTGCTGTTTTGGTAAACGCCGGGCAATTGACTCCAAAATGGAACGGGGCTTTGACGATCAACTTAAGATGGAAGAGTTTAGAATTCTTTACGAAGTTCGTGTATTACACGGGACATTCTTTGAGAAATGATGTAACACCTCTTTATTCTACTTACACGGATATCACGGGCAGTATGCATAAAGATATGGCGAAACGGTGGACTGAGACGAATAAGGACACGGATATTCCTGCTATGGGAGCGTACGGGGCAAACACGGATCGTAATTATCTCTGGAAATATGCCGATGTACACGTGTTGAGTGCTTCTTTTATCAAATGTCGTAATATCGGGATTACCTATTCTTTACCTAAAGATTTGATTAAGAAAGTGAATTTACAAAATGTTAGTCTTCGGGCTCAAGTGGATAATCCGTTCTATTGGGCAAGTAACGGGGAAGGGATTGATCCGGAATCATTCAATGCAAATGCGGGAACTCGTACGGAGTTGCTGATGCCGACCTATAGTCTTGGTTTGAATATTAACTTTTAA
- a CDS encoding FecR family protein, producing MKFEKEEDRLNFVIEILNHPELLQEVRVQEWLAEPRNKDLYEECRRYLEGGLRLTVGDQLDVEGEYRNFTRKMKSGGRSRRMTWFSVAAAVVILISASWWLLENSLSSKKQEVIPVAEHIVPGKNQAVLITESGEELVLSASGSESRELGEGIRVEYDSLRGINYNLAKGAVVSYHTLRVPKGAEYKLTLNDGTVVWLNSESELRYPTSFVGEKREVFLKGEGYFSVAHDEKHPFIVVSSDIYTKVYGTEFNVRSYGEENVHVTLVQGRVAVKKTENGSEYTLNPGENARFAESVPEITKVNVNRYIAWKDGYFYYENESLESIMDDLKRWYDFDVMYVGDKVRDYRFELWASRDSEISVITGLLMKTNRIGVKVNGKTLVVSEVIR from the coding sequence ATGAAATTCGAGAAAGAAGAAGATCGTTTAAATTTTGTCATTGAGATACTGAATCATCCTGAGTTATTGCAGGAAGTTCGGGTGCAGGAATGGTTGGCAGAACCCCGTAACAAGGATTTGTACGAGGAATGTCGGAGGTACTTGGAAGGAGGGCTTCGGCTGACCGTGGGTGATCAGTTGGATGTGGAGGGAGAATATCGGAATTTTACCCGGAAGATGAAATCCGGTGGTCGGTCTCGACGAATGACTTGGTTTTCTGTGGCTGCAGCCGTGGTTATACTTATTTCCGCCAGTTGGTGGTTGTTGGAAAATTCGTTGTCGTCGAAAAAGCAAGAGGTGATTCCGGTGGCAGAGCACATTGTCCCCGGAAAAAATCAAGCTGTGTTGATTACGGAATCCGGAGAGGAACTTGTTTTGAGTGCATCCGGGAGTGAAAGTCGGGAGCTGGGTGAAGGTATCCGTGTGGAGTACGATAGTCTGAGAGGGATTAATTACAATTTGGCCAAGGGGGCTGTGGTCAGTTATCACACGCTTCGAGTACCCAAGGGGGCAGAGTATAAATTGACCTTGAATGATGGAACCGTTGTATGGTTGAATTCTGAATCGGAATTGCGTTACCCAACTTCTTTCGTGGGTGAAAAACGGGAGGTATTTTTGAAAGGAGAAGGTTATTTTTCCGTGGCTCACGATGAGAAACATCCTTTTATAGTCGTGTCTTCTGATATTTACACGAAGGTGTACGGGACAGAATTTAATGTACGTTCTTACGGAGAGGAGAATGTTCACGTGACATTGGTACAGGGCCGGGTTGCCGTGAAGAAAACGGAGAACGGTTCGGAGTATACGTTAAACCCGGGAGAGAATGCCCGCTTCGCCGAGAGCGTGCCGGAGATCACGAAGGTGAACGTGAACAGGTATATTGCTTGGAAGGATGGGTATTTCTATTACGAGAACGAGTCATTGGAATCTATCATGGATGATTTGAAACGGTGGTATGATTTTGATGTCATGTACGTGGGGGATAAGGTTCGAGATTATCGATTTGAATTGTGGGCAAGTCGGGATAGCGAGATTTCGGTGATTACCGGTTTGTTGATGAAGACGAATCGAATTGGAGTAAAGGTAAATGGAAAGACGTTAGTCGTTTCCGAGGTAATTAGATAA
- a CDS encoding TlpA family protein disulfide reductase — translation MNKICCVFLILTVLAFAGTGCQDKTESSTKARVEFKNTVEGNFFFIPEGSTAGYTKMEPDSLGNYAYEVDLNVPGYFRYVGVNKKFYLVYLTPGARVEIQEGADGVVFVGDHAAENTFLSENVYLGSVPEDVSLYSAEWVRLNTEEVNRLIGNLETSGLDQDFIRLQKLKYRCDFYLQRLNGPANTAMFAPQLKIELADNFYDFMKEVNFSDSSLVQIPKWFNMMLGTFEQMEKKGWIEISPERYMEIYAKKIGDEKVRSMFLVELLNLTLQKGYSDDFPTYLEGVRQYITHPEALAALPALEARYQESKETHKIIARGQMAPEFKAVDVKGKEYTSADFKGKVMVLDFWFTGCIPCRAEMPYMEKLADDMQGENIVFISMSVDTGDELMALWRKMVKDKKGAELQLNVPGGFKSDLVKKYLIRGVPRIVIVDKEGKIVDANAKRPSDPKLRMQLEQLVK, via the coding sequence ATGAATAAAATATGTTGTGTATTTTTGATATTAACGGTTCTGGCTTTTGCCGGAACCGGATGTCAGGATAAGACGGAATCATCTACTAAGGCGAGAGTGGAGTTTAAGAATACGGTTGAAGGAAACTTCTTTTTTATTCCAGAGGGGTCTACAGCTGGGTACACGAAAATGGAACCGGATTCTTTGGGAAATTATGCTTATGAGGTGGATTTGAATGTACCGGGTTATTTCCGTTATGTAGGGGTGAACAAGAAATTTTATTTGGTTTATTTGACTCCGGGTGCACGGGTAGAGATACAAGAAGGTGCGGATGGTGTTGTGTTTGTGGGAGATCATGCTGCCGAGAATACGTTTTTGTCTGAAAATGTATATTTAGGTTCTGTACCTGAGGATGTTTCGCTTTACTCGGCAGAGTGGGTGAGACTGAACACAGAGGAGGTGAATCGTTTGATTGGAAATTTGGAAACTTCCGGTTTGGATCAGGACTTTATTCGGCTGCAAAAATTAAAGTATCGTTGTGATTTTTACTTGCAAAGATTAAATGGTCCTGCGAATACTGCGATGTTTGCTCCTCAGTTGAAGATTGAACTGGCAGATAATTTTTATGATTTCATGAAAGAGGTGAACTTTTCGGATTCATCTCTCGTGCAGATACCAAAATGGTTTAACATGATGTTGGGGACATTTGAACAGATGGAAAAGAAGGGATGGATTGAGATTTCTCCGGAGAGATATATGGAAATTTACGCGAAGAAGATCGGGGATGAGAAGGTTCGTTCTATGTTCTTGGTGGAATTGTTGAATCTTACATTACAGAAAGGATATTCTGATGATTTCCCGACTTATCTGGAAGGGGTTCGTCAATATATTACCCATCCGGAGGCATTGGCGGCATTACCCGCTTTGGAGGCTCGTTACCAAGAGTCCAAAGAAACCCATAAAATCATCGCAAGAGGACAGATGGCCCCGGAGTTTAAGGCGGTTGACGTGAAGGGAAAAGAATATACTTCGGCTGATTTTAAGGGCAAGGTGATGGTGTTGGATTTTTGGTTTACGGGATGTATTCCTTGTCGTGCGGAGATGCCTTATATGGAGAAGTTGGCTGATGATATGCAAGGGGAAAATATCGTGTTTATCTCGATGTCCGTGGATACGGGAGATGAGTTGATGGCTTTGTGGAGAAAGATGGTTAAAGATAAGAAAGGTGCCGAGTTACAGTTGAACGTGCCGGGAGGTTTTAAATCGGATCTGGTAAAGAAATACCTGATTCGTGGGGTTCCTCGTATTGTGATCGTGGATAAAGAGGGGAAAATTGTGGATGCGAATGCCAAACGTCCCTCGGATCCTAAATTGCGGATGCAGTTGGAACAATTGGTGAAATAA
- a CDS encoding RagB/SusD family nutrient uptake outer membrane protein yields MKKYIVIIWLSLVMGLVSCDNYLDVVPKGEAVLNSTDDYLGLIEAASPKFSMTPFWYMANEVTYYKKAELESYLYPMYSIGFFWDESVDRYNYMVDGEIAELYSDCYSRIASYNVVVEHMNDAEGPDTDKKLGIAQAKIMRAYNYFFLVNTFAKPYKKETAATDMGIIIHKKFDLESESKQYTVKEVYEFIEQDIEEALADLPEQALNSYRPTKGFGYALQAKVRLYKGEIDLALESGLNALKSSYHKLWDINEMYNEALAQNPLLPSMASGWMMSAKLEDSNPEHLLYQFAHTNTDPYPQYARKEMIDLYDKDNDLRYITCWAYYMPARPTAETGAIMFGSMNVKWNPGGMRLSEVYLMIAECYARKDDKDNAMKYLNDLYRNRVFPGTAELTAANADEAFKLVREERKRELVLTYNGFFDMRRFCTEFNETLTKTYVNEAGETKTYSLRPDSPLLVWPFPQQAMETSNLVQNTK; encoded by the coding sequence ATGAAAAAATATATAGTAATTATATGGTTATCTTTGGTTATGGGGCTTGTGTCCTGTGATAACTATCTGGATGTTGTACCTAAAGGGGAAGCCGTGTTGAATTCAACGGATGATTATTTGGGGTTGATCGAAGCGGCTAGTCCGAAATTTTCTATGACTCCTTTTTGGTATATGGCAAATGAAGTTACCTATTATAAAAAGGCAGAGTTGGAATCTTACTTGTATCCGATGTATTCTATCGGGTTCTTTTGGGATGAGAGTGTTGATCGTTATAATTATATGGTAGATGGAGAGATTGCAGAGTTATATTCTGATTGTTATTCCAGAATTGCGTCGTACAATGTTGTAGTAGAACATATGAATGATGCAGAGGGACCGGATACGGATAAAAAGTTGGGAATTGCTCAGGCTAAAATAATGCGGGCGTATAATTACTTTTTCTTGGTGAACACTTTTGCAAAACCTTATAAGAAAGAGACTGCGGCAACCGATATGGGTATTATTATTCATAAAAAGTTTGATTTGGAGTCTGAAAGTAAGCAATATACGGTTAAGGAAGTTTATGAATTTATTGAACAGGATATAGAGGAGGCTTTAGCTGATCTACCAGAACAGGCTTTGAATTCCTATCGTCCGACCAAGGGTTTCGGGTATGCTTTGCAGGCTAAGGTGCGTTTGTATAAAGGAGAGATCGACTTGGCCTTGGAGTCCGGGTTGAATGCCTTAAAGTCAAGCTATCATAAACTTTGGGATATAAATGAGATGTATAATGAGGCGCTTGCACAAAATCCTTTGCTTCCATCAATGGCAAGCGGATGGATGATGTCTGCTAAACTTGAGGATTCGAATCCAGAACATTTATTATATCAGTTTGCACATACTAATACAGATCCGTACCCGCAGTATGCGCGGAAAGAAATGATCGATTTGTATGATAAGGATAATGATTTGCGTTATATCACTTGTTGGGCATACTATATGCCAGCACGTCCTACGGCAGAAACAGGGGCTATTATGTTTGGAAGTATGAATGTGAAGTGGAATCCGGGAGGTATGCGTTTGTCAGAAGTTTACTTGATGATAGCTGAATGTTATGCAAGAAAGGACGATAAAGATAATGCGATGAAATACCTGAATGATTTGTATCGGAATCGGGTGTTCCCTGGAACGGCAGAGTTAACTGCTGCTAATGCCGATGAAGCATTTAAATTGGTTCGTGAGGAGAGAAAGAGAGAATTAGTTTTGACTTATAACGGATTCTTTGATATGAGACGTTTCTGTACAGAATTTAATGAAACGTTGACAAAGACCTATGTGAATGAGGCCGGAGAAACTAAAACGTATTCTTTGCGCCCGGATTCGCCTCTGTTAGTGTGGCCTTTCCCACAGCAAGCGATGGAGACAAGCAATTTGGTTCAAAATACGAAATGA
- the recR gene encoding recombination mediator RecR, whose protein sequence is MQSLSSKLLEKAVEQFASLPGIGRKTALRYVLHMLRQSPEEVKQFTASITALKESIKECQYCHNISDSDTCEICSDPKRDSQTICVVENIKDIMSLEATGQYHGLYHVLGGIISPMDGIGPSDLHINSLLERVANPSVKEVIFALRATIEGDTTGYYIFKKLPRRDEITVSTLAKGIAIGNDLEYTDELTLGRSLVNRVKFSLNG, encoded by the coding sequence ATGCAATCTTTATCTTCCAAACTATTGGAAAAAGCAGTGGAACAATTTGCATCCCTTCCGGGAATCGGACGCAAAACAGCTTTGCGTTACGTACTACACATGCTGCGCCAAAGCCCCGAAGAGGTAAAGCAATTTACAGCCAGTATCACCGCCTTGAAAGAATCTATCAAAGAGTGCCAGTACTGCCATAACATTTCAGACAGTGACACCTGCGAGATTTGTTCCGACCCGAAACGGGACTCTCAGACCATATGTGTCGTGGAAAACATAAAGGACATCATGTCCCTTGAAGCCACGGGCCAATACCACGGGCTTTACCACGTTTTAGGAGGGATTATTTCCCCCATGGACGGCATAGGCCCATCCGACCTTCACATTAATTCTCTACTAGAACGAGTGGCCAATCCTTCCGTGAAAGAGGTTATTTTCGCCTTGCGAGCCACCATAGAAGGTGATACCACGGGTTACTACATTTTCAAAAAACTCCCCCGCCGGGATGAAATCACGGTCAGCACCCTTGCCAAAGGTATCGCCATAGGTAATGATCTCGAATATACCGACGAACTCACTCTGGGACGCTCCCTCGTAAACCGGGTAAAATTTAGTCTAAATGGATGA